The Pseudarthrobacter defluvii DNA window GAACACGATGCTGGTTCCTGCCAGTGGCAACCCGAATCGGAGGAGATGCCCAAAGTGGGCCGGATCCAGGCCGAACCGATAAGGAAGAGGTGACTTTGCCAGGAACATCGCCCCGGAGATAAGGCTGCCGACCAACCTCCCTACTGCCAGAGCCATGGCTCCCATACCCGCGAACGCCAGGACCAGTGAGAGTACTGCCCCCACCCAGACATTGACCTGATCGATACCGAGTCGGGTCTTTTCACGGAACTCACGCTGAAGAAGTGCGGCTGGTGATGCCACGATGCCATTGATTAAGACGCTGAGAATGAGAACCTGGACTACTACGGTGGCAGAGGGGTCGCCCATGGCTGACGTGAAATGCGGAGCTGCAAAGTATGCCGCAGCGCAGAAAAGAGCGCTGCTGCCAACCGAAATGGTGTTGACCGTGGGGACAATTCGGCTGGGGTCACCTGGCCAGCGGACGATTGCCAATGAAACGCCCAATTCGTTGAAGCTCAGGACGGCCACGAGTGCGACGAGGGCGATTGAAAAGGTACCAAAGGACTCCGGCCCCAAGACGCGGGCGAGGACAATGCCTATGCCGAGGGTTCCGAGCTTGGAAAGCATCGCGTTCAAAACACTCCAAAGGAAGGCGTGCGAGGCCCCGGGGCGCGCTGCCGCTGTCATGTTGCTTCCACCAGGACCTCAACCACCCGCTCTTGCTGTTGCTCCGTGATATGAGGGAACAGCGGCAGGGACAGGATTTGCCCGGCAGCCTCCTCCGCCACAGGAAACGAACCGGAAGAAGCACCGGCATAGGCACCGCTCATATGCACGGGCACCGGATAGTGGATCCCTGCCTGGATTCCCGCCCGGTGGAGAGCGGCAAGGACTTGATCCCGGTGCTGTACGCGCACCACATACAGGTGCCAGACGTCCACATTCCCCGGTGCCTCCAGGGGAAACTGAACCCCGGGAACGTCCGCCAGCAGGGCCGCATAACGCTCTGCCGCTGCCCGCCTGCGCAGGTTCCACGACAGCAACCTTGCCAGCTTGGCCTTGAGGACCACGGCCTGCACCGTATCCAGCCGCGAGTTGAATCCGACGGCTTCGTGCCGGTACTTCTCGGAGCTCCCGTGTGCACCCAACAGACGCACCTGGGCCGCAACTGCAGGATTGTCCGTGAGCACGGCGCCCGCGTCCCCGGCGGCGCCAAGATTCTTCCCGGGATAGAAGCTCGTCCCGGCGGCAAGACCCCACGTACCGGCATGCTTTCCAAAGCGGGTTGCACCCTGGGATTGCGCTGCGTCCTCGATAACCACAGCACCGCAGGCGTTCGCAACAGGAATCAATCGTTCCACGAATGCGGTCTGCCCAAACAGATGCACCGGTACGATTGCCTGGGTGCGGGACGTTGCCGCGGCGGCAACGGCATCAGGATCGATCAGCAAGTAGGCTGGGTCGATGTCCACCGGCACCGGAAGTGCTCCGATCCGGCTGATGGCCTCCGCAGTCGCGATGAAAGTATTCGCAGGAAGAATGACTTCCCCACCGGGACGTACCCCTCCTGCGCGCAAGGCAAGTTCCAGTGCGTCAGTTCCGTTGGCAACACCCACACAGTGCCGGGCGCCCACGAACGAGGCGTACGCCTCCTCGAAAGCTGAGACGGCAGGTCCACCGATAAAGGCAGCCGAGGACAAAACATCGGCCAGTTCCGCCATAACTTCCTCATGGATTTCAGCCTGCTGGGCCACTAGATCCACCAACGGCACTGGCTGCAAGTCGACATCGGGATTCATGACATCCCTCCCACCCGGAAGACGTCCCCGTCGATTTCGTGGGCCGGCACGCCTACCCAGGTCTGCCCGTCGGGGACGTTGCTGAGTACCGCCGCTCCCATCCCCACGGTGGCGTAGGCCCCCACGGAGGTCCGTTCGCGCACGCTGGCGTTCATGCCCAGGTAGGCTGCCCGGCCAACGCGGACTCCGCCGCCCAGCGACACTCCCGCAGCGAACGTGGCGAAGTCCGCCACGTCGTCGTCGTGCGTGAA harbors:
- a CDS encoding DegT/DnrJ/EryC1/StrS family aminotransferase, coding for MNPDVDLQPVPLVDLVAQQAEIHEEVMAELADVLSSAAFIGGPAVSAFEEAYASFVGARHCVGVANGTDALELALRAGGVRPGGEVILPANTFIATAEAISRIGALPVPVDIDPAYLLIDPDAVAAAATSRTQAIVPVHLFGQTAFVERLIPVANACGAVVIEDAAQSQGATRFGKHAGTWGLAAGTSFYPGKNLGAAGDAGAVLTDNPAVAAQVRLLGAHGSSEKYRHEAVGFNSRLDTVQAVVLKAKLARLLSWNLRRRAAAERYAALLADVPGVQFPLEAPGNVDVWHLYVVRVQHRDQVLAALHRAGIQAGIHYPVPVHMSGAYAGASSGSFPVAEEAAGQILSLPLFPHITEQQQERVVEVLVEAT